One genomic segment of Candidatus Fukatsuia endosymbiont of Tuberolachnus salignus includes these proteins:
- a CDS encoding AbrB/MazE/SpoVT family DNA-binding domain-containing protein: MTVAIKKWGNSNGIVIPALFLKKIGVSVGQELDLEIKDGTLVLTPKPKRYTLAELIKQCDASAPLETEESVWGDDHSPVGEEIW, from the coding sequence ATGACAGTAGCCATCAAAAAATGGGGCAATAGCAACGGTATCGTCATACCGGCGCTCTTTCTGAAAAAAATTGGGGTCTCTGTAGGTCAAGAACTGGATCTGGAAATCAAAGACGGCACCTTGGTTCTGACGCCCAAACCTAAGCGTTACACCCTGGCCGAACTGATTAAACAATGTGATGCCAGTGCCCCACTTGAAACGGAAGAAAGTGTATGGGGTGACGATCACTCCCCCGTAGGGGAAGAAATATGGTGA
- a CDS encoding phage tail terminator-like protein codes for MSTGRIMALLEHHLGTWAAKKGVPVASQNVQFSDTGSLYLQSYLLPATTECLDLAQVSRVYHGVYQMTLCVPTGSGQAQVQAVADDLINLFDLGTTLTDGLIRCAIISVLTVFAGITHCHTYSLPLSLRYRAHMI; via the coding sequence ATGAGCACGGGACGTATCATGGCGCTACTTGAGCACCATCTGGGCACCTGGGCAGCAAAAAAAGGGGTTCCCGTCGCCAGTCAAAACGTGCAGTTTAGTGACACCGGCAGCCTGTATCTGCAATCGTATCTCTTGCCTGCCACCACAGAATGCCTGGATTTAGCGCAAGTTTCCCGGGTTTATCACGGGGTCTATCAAATGACCCTCTGTGTCCCGACGGGTAGCGGCCAGGCTCAAGTTCAAGCTGTCGCTGATGACCTCATCAATCTGTTTGATTTGGGCACCACGTTAACCGATGGCCTTATCCGCTGTGCAATCATTAGTGTCCTCACAGTATTTGCGGGTATCACGCACTGTCACACCTACAGTCTGCCCCTCAGTCTGCGCTATCGGGCGCATATGATTTGA
- a CDS encoding type II toxin-antitoxin system ChpB family toxin, with protein MTRRKGFSRGDIVLLTLNPTRGKEQQGDRRPVLVLSPKNFNDLGMVLIAPITQGGAFSRYQGFTVTLSGSGAQTQGVVLLNQSRMVDITARDGEFIEKADHIVIEEALIKLHTLIE; from the coding sequence GTGACACGTAGAAAAGGATTTTCGCGCGGTGATATCGTATTGTTAACACTCAACCCGACTCGAGGAAAAGAACAGCAAGGTGACAGACGACCAGTATTGGTACTCTCTCCTAAAAACTTCAATGATCTTGGCATGGTTTTGATTGCCCCGATCACACAAGGCGGTGCTTTCTCAAGGTATCAGGGTTTCACGGTAACATTATCAGGGAGTGGCGCGCAAACCCAAGGCGTCGTGTTATTAAATCAAAGCAGAATGGTTGATATCACTGCCCGAGACGGTGAATTCATTGAAAAAGCTGATCACATCGTGATTGAAGAAGCGCTCATTAAACTACACACCCTCATCGAATAA
- a CDS encoding DnaT-like ssDNA-binding protein, with amino-acid sequence MLITDINLPERESYARVADLRRLASKRGEPLPEEDIACETLLIKALDYLAGLNWQGERTTASQPLAWPRSGVIFDGYLLPKECIPSQVLQAQCRLALAAQAIDLTPSFSGGKEVIQESVSGAISVTYASGSASSPHFSWLPGLLHGLLISSCQIQLVRG; translated from the coding sequence ATGCTCATCACGGATATCAATTTACCCGAAAGGGAAAGTTATGCCCGTGTCGCCGATTTGCGACGGCTCGCCAGCAAACGAGGTGAGCCGCTCCCCGAGGAGGACATTGCCTGTGAAACCTTGTTGATAAAAGCTCTGGATTACCTGGCGGGACTGAACTGGCAAGGCGAACGGACCACCGCTTCTCAGCCCCTGGCCTGGCCGCGCTCAGGGGTTATCTTCGATGGCTATTTATTGCCCAAAGAGTGCATTCCATCACAAGTCCTTCAGGCGCAATGCCGTCTGGCGTTGGCCGCACAGGCTATCGATTTGACGCCGTCGTTTTCAGGTGGCAAGGAAGTTATTCAGGAAAGTGTTTCAGGGGCAATCAGTGTGACCTATGCGTCGGGGTCTGCTTCGTCACCTCATTTTAGCTGGTTGCCTGGCTTACTGCACGGCCTGCTCATCAGCAGCTGCCAAATCCAGCTCGTCAGGGGGTGA
- a CDS encoding phage tail protein, whose protein sequence is MLTVVGNDKIKKDDLVHISSGWTGLNERVARVSAATATSITLENIDTRQTTQFVAGGGMGSIRKIKTWTEIPQIKEVSSSGGEQQTVSLQFLSDTVQRNVNTVKAPRTLTYTLGHDPALAIYPLLRAVDQGQAIVAFSMFVPGPKEKRYWSATVAFNDVPHTEVNAVETVSLVLNLQSPAMTFYKEPA, encoded by the coding sequence ATGCTCACAGTAGTCGGCAACGATAAAATTAAAAAGGATGACCTTGTTCACATTTCTTCCGGCTGGACGGGACTCAATGAACGGGTTGCTCGCGTGTCGGCGGCGACGGCAACCAGCATCACCTTGGAAAATATCGACACCCGCCAGACCACGCAATTTGTTGCCGGTGGTGGAATGGGCAGCATCCGCAAAATAAAAACTTGGACAGAAATTCCGCAAATCAAAGAGGTGTCCAGTTCTGGTGGCGAGCAACAAACGGTCAGCCTGCAATTTTTATCGGATACAGTGCAACGTAATGTTAACACCGTGAAAGCCCCGCGCACCTTGACCTATACCTTGGGACATGATCCTGCTTTGGCGATTTATCCGCTATTACGGGCCGTCGATCAGGGTCAAGCAATCGTCGCCTTCTCGATGTTCGTCCCGGGCCCGAAAGAAAAACGCTACTGGTCAGCCACGGTGGCCTTTAACGACGTCCCCCATACCGAAGTCAATGCCGTTGAAACCGTCTCGCTGGTCCTGAATCTGCAGAGTCCCGCGATGACGTTTTACAAAGAACCCGCCTAA
- a CDS encoding phage tail assembly chaperone, whose translation MSIEFTLQPQPRFKADVAIPRAGLEAGIVTFTFKHVPLNEMAEREKRKNQTGLDFVEHITAAWALPDELNRDNLTKLANNYPQAIEAIIHTFYRELLGQREKN comes from the coding sequence ATGTCGATTGAATTTACCTTACAACCCCAGCCACGCTTTAAAGCCGATGTGGCTATTCCACGCGCGGGCCTGGAGGCCGGTATCGTGACCTTTACCTTCAAACATGTGCCACTCAACGAGATGGCGGAGCGGGAAAAACGCAAAAACCAAACGGGATTGGATTTTGTTGAACACATTACCGCCGCCTGGGCGCTGCCCGATGAGTTAAATCGTGACAATTTGACCAAATTGGCGAATAACTATCCCCAAGCCATTGAAGCCATCATTCACACCTTTTACCGTGAGCTCTTGGGTCAACGCGAAAAAAACTGA
- a CDS encoding DUF1799 domain-containing protein, with amino-acid sequence MWPSFLVMRAMSTQWRTGMAGPTGLDYGCLLHVMTLLGVEPRATVFDDIRTLKSIALSLIHKRHST; translated from the coding sequence ATCTGGCCGTCTTTCCTCGTCATGCGGGCGATGTCGACCCAATGGCGCACGGGGATGGCGGGTCCGACTGGCCTGGATTATGGCTGCCTACTCCACGTGATGACTCTACTAGGCGTAGAACCCCGCGCAACCGTTTTTGACGATATCCGCACCCTGAAAAGTATCGCCTTGTCCCTTATTCACAAGAGGCATTCAACATGA